In Malus sylvestris chromosome 15, drMalSylv7.2, whole genome shotgun sequence, a single genomic region encodes these proteins:
- the LOC126602009 gene encoding uncharacterized protein LOC126602009 isoform X1 has product MVGGGGGGGVAMDFPADERASSFSSPPRLPTRLRRRLSLVDCNKTPNTAEQIQAKLRLADLRRQEHYEKLSSKARAKPRSPSRSSSEEDDLGQRLEAKLQAAEKKRLSILENAQMRLAKLDELRQAAKCEVEMRVEKERQKLGSKVESRFQQAEANRMLMLKAYRQRRATLKERTSQSLLRKMAWEKKYKERVRAAISQKRAAAEKKRLALLEAEKNRACARMLQVQRVAKSVSHQREIERRAKREQLENRLQRAKRQRAEYLRQRGKLQISFQVSWNRMHEEADLLSRKLARCWRRFLRLRRTTLALATDYDALKITEKTVKSMPFEQLAILIESTDTLQTVKALLDRLESRLKVSRAVASINYPSNFDNIDHLLKRVASPKKRTTPRPSLRSRNANKSSSIRDTARNSVKLSRYPMRVVLCAYMILGHPDAVFSGRGEREISLAKSAEEFVRQFELLLKVIFDGPIQSSDDESDPALPKHLTFRSQLGAFDKAWCSYLNCFVGWKVKDAQLLVEDLVRAACHLELSMIQTCKMTPEGVTGDLTHDMKAIQKQVTEDQKLLREKVQHLGGEAGIERMKSAISETRLKYFQAKENGSPSGLQVTHIISPSPPSSTLSPSASADKRSNPGRVVRSLFREDDTFHHGVVSSARKTSLDQQLGSSSQKLVTENELIVNEFLHEQKQEFADIFNVTDENPNNVQSKIRQTMEKAFWDGVIESVKEDEPNYDRIIQLMMEMRDEICEMAPQSWKQEIFDVIDVDILSQVLKSGNLDIDYLGKILEFSMVTLRRLSSPATDDEMMVTYQSLRKELDEICQTRDDSNCSSVLAMIKGLRFVLEQIQVLKREISKARIRIMKPLLKGPTGVEYLRKAFANRHGSPSDANTSIPLTAQWLSAVWDCKDQEWQEHTISCSTLTSGDNPSQGFVPSTALRSGGSFLVKSNSPSTSASTNSTGIQQPECKGETVDLLVRLGLLKLVSGVSGLTEEALPETFKLNHSRLRAVQAQIQKIIVTSISILICRQTLLSERVVTSSIDMEHIVSKCTERLLGTLDSVEDAGMEEIVESISDFSIDSNKVVDSEKLRSRKAVMASMLGRSLQAEDPVFKRVSRAVYTAARGVALGGSGSLGRKLAETALRQVGAVALTDSVGEAAEVLVVAATVSVSVYGPWYIHLTENM; this is encoded by the exons ATGGTGGGGggaggcggcggcggcggcgtaGCCATGGATTTTCCGGCCGACGAAAGGGCGTCGTCCTTCTCTTCGCCTCCGAGACTTCCCACGAGGCTCAGACGGAGGCTCAGCCTTGTCGACTGTAACAAGACTCCTAACACCGCCGAACAAATTCAGGCCAAGCTCAGACTCGCCGATCTTCGCCGTCAG GAACACTATGAAAAGTTGTCAAGCAAGGCACGGGCAAAGCCGAGGAGTCCCTCCCGATCTTCATCTGAAGAGGATGACCTTGGCCAGCGCCTTGAAGCCAAGCTACAAGCTGCTGAGAAGAAAAG GTTGAGTATTCTTGAAAACGCTCAAATGCGCTTGGcaaaattggatgaattgcgGCAAGCAGCTAAATGTGAGGTAGAAATGCGTGTTGAAAAGGAACGTCAAAAGCTTGGGTCTAAAGTGGAATCACGTTTTCAGCAGGCAGAGGCAAATAGAATGCTTATGCTCAAAGCTTATAGACAAAGAAGGGCTACTCTGAAGGAGAGGACATCTCAGTCCTTATTGCGGAAGATGGCTTGGGAGAAGAAGTACAAGGAGCGAGTACGTGCTGCAATAAGCCAAAAACGTGCAGCTGCTGAAAAAAAGCGATTGGCACTTTTGGAAGCAGAGAAGAATAGGGCTTGTGCAAGGATGTTGCAAGTGCAAAGAGTGGCTAAGTCTGTCTCTCATCAACGTGAGATTGAAAGGAGGGCAAAGAGGGAGCAGTTAGAAAATCGTTTGCAAAGG GCAAAGAGGCAAAGAGCAGAGTATCTAAGGCAAAGAGGAAAGCTACAGATATCTTTTCAAGTGAGTTGGAATAGGATGCACGAGGAGGCTGATCTTCTTTCTAGGAAGTTAGCAAG GTGTTGGAGGCGTTTCCTCAGGCTGAGGAGAACTACACTTGCTTTGGCAACAGATTATGATGCCTTGAAAATTACTGAAAAGACTGTCAAGTCAATGCCGTTTGAGCAGCTTGCAATTTTGATTGAATCAACTGATACCCTTCAGACTGTGAAAGCTCTTCTTGACCGGCTTGAGAGCCGGTTAAAAGTTTCCAGGGCTGTTGCCTCAATAAATTATCCATCCAACTTTGATAACATAGATCACCTTCTCAAACGAGTTGCTTCCCCAAAAAAGAGGACTACACCAAGGCCATCTTTAAGGAGTAGAAACGCAAATAAATCTTCTTCCATCAGGGACACAGCTAGAAATTCTGTTAAATTATCAAGATATCCGATGAGAGTGGTTCTTTGTGCTTACATGATTTTGGGTCATCCAGATGCGGTTTTCAGTGGTAGAGGAGAGCGTGAAATTTCTCTGGCCAAATCTGCAGAAGAGTTTGTTAGACAGTTTGAGTTACTACTAAAGGTTATATTCGATGGCCCCATACAAAGTTCTGATGATGAGTCTGATCCCGCATTGCCCAAACATTTGACCTTCAGATCTCAGCTTGGAGCCTTTGATAAAGCATGGTGCTCCTACTTGAATTGTTTTGTGGGTTGGAAGGTTAAGGATGCTCAGTTATTAGTGGAAGATTTGGTGAGAGCAGCATGCCATTTAGAGCTCTCTATGATTCAAACTTGCAAGATGACTCCGGAAGGAGTGACTGGTGATCTTACTCATGATATGAAGGCTATTCAGAAACAG GTTACTGAAGACCAAAAGCTATTGAGGGAAAAAGTGCAGCACCTAGGTGGAGAAGCTGGGATCGAGCGTATGAAATCTGCTATATCTGAAACACGGTTAAAATACTTTCAAGCAAAGGAAAATGGAAGCCCATCAGGGTTGCAGGTCACACACATTATTTCTCCAAGTCCCCCTAGTTCAACACTCAGTCCTTCTGCTAGTGCAGATAAGAGAAGTAATCCAGGTCGTGTAGTCCGATCCTTATTTAGGGAAGATGATACTTTTCATCATGGAGTTGTGTCCTCTGCTAGGAAAACCAGTTTGGATCAGCAGCTTGGATCTTCTTCACAAAAGTTGGTCACAGAGAATGAATTAATTGTGAATGAGTTTCTCCACGAGCAGAAGCAGGAATTTGCTGATATTTTTAATGTTACTGACGAAAATCCAAACAATGTTCAG TCAAAGATAAGACAGACAATGGAGAAGGCTTTTTGGGATGGTGTAATTGAATCTGTAAAAGAGGATGAGCCCAACTATGACAGAATAATTCAACTCATGATGGAGATGAGGGATGAAATCTGTGAGATGGCTCCACAAAGCTGGAAGCAAGAGATTTTTGATGTTATTGATGTGGATATTCTCTCTCAG GTTTTGAAATCCGGTAACCTGGACATTGACTACCTGGGAAAGATCCTAGAGTTTTCAATGGTCACTTTGCGAAGGCTGTCCTCTCCGGCGACTGATGATGAAATGATGGTCACATACCAGAGTTTAAGGAAAGAACTAGATGAGATATGTCAAACCAGGGACGACTCCAACTGCTCAAGTGTCCTGGCAATGATCAAGGGCCTGCGTTTTGTTCTAGAGCAGATTCAG GTGCTTAAACGAGAGATTAGCAAAGCACGTATAAGAATTATGAAACCTTTGTTAAAGGGGCCAACTGGTGTGGAATACCTAAGAAAAGCCTTTGCCAATCGCCATGGGTCTCCCTCAGATGCCAATACCTCTATACCACTTACAGCACAGTGGCTTTCAGCAGTGTGGGATTGCAAAGATCAGGAGTGGCAAGAACatacaatctcttgctcaactcTGACGAGTGGTGATAATCCCTCTCAGGGATTTGTTCCTTCCACCGCCCTTAGAAGTGGTGGAAGCTTTCTGGTGAAATCAAATTCCCCTTCTACTTCTGCTTCTACTAATAGCACAG GTATTCAACAACCCGAATGTAAGGGAGAAACAGTTGATTTGTTGGTGAGGCTTGGTTTGTTGAAGTTGGTTAGCGGTGTGTCTGGTTTGACCGAAGAGGCTCTACCTGAGACTTTCAAGCTTAACCATTCTAGGCTGAGGGCTGTTCAGGCTCAAATTCAGAAAATTATTGTTACTTCCATAAG CATCCTTATTTGCCGGCAAACCCTTTTAAGCGAGAGGGTAGTAACCAGCTCTATAGACATGGAACACATAGTATCAAAATGCACTGAACGACTCTTGGGAACCTTGGACAGTGTCGAAGATGCAGGCATGGAGGAAATTGTTGAATCAATTAGTGACTTTTCGATTGACAGTAACAAAGTTGTAGACAGCGAGAAGCTTCGGTCAAGGAAGGCAGTTATGGCGAGCATGTTAGGAAGGAGCTTGCAAGCTGAGGATCCCGTGTTTAAAAGGGTTTCTCGTGCTGTATATACGGCTGCAAGGGGAGTGGCTCTTGGCGGAAGTGGATCCCTAGGAAGAAAATTAGCGGAAACAGCACTCCGGCAAGTTGGAGCTGTTGCGCTGACCGACAGCGTGGGTGAAGCCGCGGAGGTTTTAGTGGTGGCAGCCACCGTATCGGTTAGTGTTTATGGACCTTGGTATATACATCTGACTGAGAACATGTGA
- the LOC126602009 gene encoding uncharacterized protein LOC126602009 isoform X2, which produces MRLAKLDELRQAAKCEVEMRVEKERQKLGSKVESRFQQAEANRMLMLKAYRQRRATLKERTSQSLLRKMAWEKKYKERVRAAISQKRAAAEKKRLALLEAEKNRACARMLQVQRVAKSVSHQREIERRAKREQLENRLQRAKRQRAEYLRQRGKLQISFQVSWNRMHEEADLLSRKLARCWRRFLRLRRTTLALATDYDALKITEKTVKSMPFEQLAILIESTDTLQTVKALLDRLESRLKVSRAVASINYPSNFDNIDHLLKRVASPKKRTTPRPSLRSRNANKSSSIRDTARNSVKLSRYPMRVVLCAYMILGHPDAVFSGRGEREISLAKSAEEFVRQFELLLKVIFDGPIQSSDDESDPALPKHLTFRSQLGAFDKAWCSYLNCFVGWKVKDAQLLVEDLVRAACHLELSMIQTCKMTPEGVTGDLTHDMKAIQKQVTEDQKLLREKVQHLGGEAGIERMKSAISETRLKYFQAKENGSPSGLQVTHIISPSPPSSTLSPSASADKRSNPGRVVRSLFREDDTFHHGVVSSARKTSLDQQLGSSSQKLVTENELIVNEFLHEQKQEFADIFNVTDENPNNVQSKIRQTMEKAFWDGVIESVKEDEPNYDRIIQLMMEMRDEICEMAPQSWKQEIFDVIDVDILSQVLKSGNLDIDYLGKILEFSMVTLRRLSSPATDDEMMVTYQSLRKELDEICQTRDDSNCSSVLAMIKGLRFVLEQIQVLKREISKARIRIMKPLLKGPTGVEYLRKAFANRHGSPSDANTSIPLTAQWLSAVWDCKDQEWQEHTISCSTLTSGDNPSQGFVPSTALRSGGSFLVKSNSPSTSASTNSTGIQQPECKGETVDLLVRLGLLKLVSGVSGLTEEALPETFKLNHSRLRAVQAQIQKIIVTSISILICRQTLLSERVVTSSIDMEHIVSKCTERLLGTLDSVEDAGMEEIVESISDFSIDSNKVVDSEKLRSRKAVMASMLGRSLQAEDPVFKRVSRAVYTAARGVALGGSGSLGRKLAETALRQVGAVALTDSVGEAAEVLVVAATVSVSVYGPWYIHLTENM; this is translated from the exons ATGCGCTTGGcaaaattggatgaattgcgGCAAGCAGCTAAATGTGAGGTAGAAATGCGTGTTGAAAAGGAACGTCAAAAGCTTGGGTCTAAAGTGGAATCACGTTTTCAGCAGGCAGAGGCAAATAGAATGCTTATGCTCAAAGCTTATAGACAAAGAAGGGCTACTCTGAAGGAGAGGACATCTCAGTCCTTATTGCGGAAGATGGCTTGGGAGAAGAAGTACAAGGAGCGAGTACGTGCTGCAATAAGCCAAAAACGTGCAGCTGCTGAAAAAAAGCGATTGGCACTTTTGGAAGCAGAGAAGAATAGGGCTTGTGCAAGGATGTTGCAAGTGCAAAGAGTGGCTAAGTCTGTCTCTCATCAACGTGAGATTGAAAGGAGGGCAAAGAGGGAGCAGTTAGAAAATCGTTTGCAAAGG GCAAAGAGGCAAAGAGCAGAGTATCTAAGGCAAAGAGGAAAGCTACAGATATCTTTTCAAGTGAGTTGGAATAGGATGCACGAGGAGGCTGATCTTCTTTCTAGGAAGTTAGCAAG GTGTTGGAGGCGTTTCCTCAGGCTGAGGAGAACTACACTTGCTTTGGCAACAGATTATGATGCCTTGAAAATTACTGAAAAGACTGTCAAGTCAATGCCGTTTGAGCAGCTTGCAATTTTGATTGAATCAACTGATACCCTTCAGACTGTGAAAGCTCTTCTTGACCGGCTTGAGAGCCGGTTAAAAGTTTCCAGGGCTGTTGCCTCAATAAATTATCCATCCAACTTTGATAACATAGATCACCTTCTCAAACGAGTTGCTTCCCCAAAAAAGAGGACTACACCAAGGCCATCTTTAAGGAGTAGAAACGCAAATAAATCTTCTTCCATCAGGGACACAGCTAGAAATTCTGTTAAATTATCAAGATATCCGATGAGAGTGGTTCTTTGTGCTTACATGATTTTGGGTCATCCAGATGCGGTTTTCAGTGGTAGAGGAGAGCGTGAAATTTCTCTGGCCAAATCTGCAGAAGAGTTTGTTAGACAGTTTGAGTTACTACTAAAGGTTATATTCGATGGCCCCATACAAAGTTCTGATGATGAGTCTGATCCCGCATTGCCCAAACATTTGACCTTCAGATCTCAGCTTGGAGCCTTTGATAAAGCATGGTGCTCCTACTTGAATTGTTTTGTGGGTTGGAAGGTTAAGGATGCTCAGTTATTAGTGGAAGATTTGGTGAGAGCAGCATGCCATTTAGAGCTCTCTATGATTCAAACTTGCAAGATGACTCCGGAAGGAGTGACTGGTGATCTTACTCATGATATGAAGGCTATTCAGAAACAG GTTACTGAAGACCAAAAGCTATTGAGGGAAAAAGTGCAGCACCTAGGTGGAGAAGCTGGGATCGAGCGTATGAAATCTGCTATATCTGAAACACGGTTAAAATACTTTCAAGCAAAGGAAAATGGAAGCCCATCAGGGTTGCAGGTCACACACATTATTTCTCCAAGTCCCCCTAGTTCAACACTCAGTCCTTCTGCTAGTGCAGATAAGAGAAGTAATCCAGGTCGTGTAGTCCGATCCTTATTTAGGGAAGATGATACTTTTCATCATGGAGTTGTGTCCTCTGCTAGGAAAACCAGTTTGGATCAGCAGCTTGGATCTTCTTCACAAAAGTTGGTCACAGAGAATGAATTAATTGTGAATGAGTTTCTCCACGAGCAGAAGCAGGAATTTGCTGATATTTTTAATGTTACTGACGAAAATCCAAACAATGTTCAG TCAAAGATAAGACAGACAATGGAGAAGGCTTTTTGGGATGGTGTAATTGAATCTGTAAAAGAGGATGAGCCCAACTATGACAGAATAATTCAACTCATGATGGAGATGAGGGATGAAATCTGTGAGATGGCTCCACAAAGCTGGAAGCAAGAGATTTTTGATGTTATTGATGTGGATATTCTCTCTCAG GTTTTGAAATCCGGTAACCTGGACATTGACTACCTGGGAAAGATCCTAGAGTTTTCAATGGTCACTTTGCGAAGGCTGTCCTCTCCGGCGACTGATGATGAAATGATGGTCACATACCAGAGTTTAAGGAAAGAACTAGATGAGATATGTCAAACCAGGGACGACTCCAACTGCTCAAGTGTCCTGGCAATGATCAAGGGCCTGCGTTTTGTTCTAGAGCAGATTCAG GTGCTTAAACGAGAGATTAGCAAAGCACGTATAAGAATTATGAAACCTTTGTTAAAGGGGCCAACTGGTGTGGAATACCTAAGAAAAGCCTTTGCCAATCGCCATGGGTCTCCCTCAGATGCCAATACCTCTATACCACTTACAGCACAGTGGCTTTCAGCAGTGTGGGATTGCAAAGATCAGGAGTGGCAAGAACatacaatctcttgctcaactcTGACGAGTGGTGATAATCCCTCTCAGGGATTTGTTCCTTCCACCGCCCTTAGAAGTGGTGGAAGCTTTCTGGTGAAATCAAATTCCCCTTCTACTTCTGCTTCTACTAATAGCACAG GTATTCAACAACCCGAATGTAAGGGAGAAACAGTTGATTTGTTGGTGAGGCTTGGTTTGTTGAAGTTGGTTAGCGGTGTGTCTGGTTTGACCGAAGAGGCTCTACCTGAGACTTTCAAGCTTAACCATTCTAGGCTGAGGGCTGTTCAGGCTCAAATTCAGAAAATTATTGTTACTTCCATAAG CATCCTTATTTGCCGGCAAACCCTTTTAAGCGAGAGGGTAGTAACCAGCTCTATAGACATGGAACACATAGTATCAAAATGCACTGAACGACTCTTGGGAACCTTGGACAGTGTCGAAGATGCAGGCATGGAGGAAATTGTTGAATCAATTAGTGACTTTTCGATTGACAGTAACAAAGTTGTAGACAGCGAGAAGCTTCGGTCAAGGAAGGCAGTTATGGCGAGCATGTTAGGAAGGAGCTTGCAAGCTGAGGATCCCGTGTTTAAAAGGGTTTCTCGTGCTGTATATACGGCTGCAAGGGGAGTGGCTCTTGGCGGAAGTGGATCCCTAGGAAGAAAATTAGCGGAAACAGCACTCCGGCAAGTTGGAGCTGTTGCGCTGACCGACAGCGTGGGTGAAGCCGCGGAGGTTTTAGTGGTGGCAGCCACCGTATCGGTTAGTGTTTATGGACCTTGGTATATACATCTGACTGAGAACATGTGA